AAATTTCTCAGCAATCTTGTAAATAGCATcagttttaaatgatttaaagttgTCCTTAGGTTCTAAAACAGAGCTAAGTACAAGGAGTTCCAAACTTTGAGAGATGTCGGTGATTAaagttttaaatgatttaaagttgTCATTTTACCCAAATGATGCTTCCCAATGGAACTTGAGAACCCTGACACaccctccttctcctcctcctcaccAGTCCTCCCCACAACCTACTCACTACAATCACAATCAACCCATCCAAAATCAGCAATACCCTCCtccaaaccaataaaattatcctAATCAGGGTTATGCCTATCCTGACCAAGGAGTTCCACTGTCCCATCACTGAATCTAGAATTTAATTCTTCCAACTGAAAATCTATTATTgagttaaatatatcataatgataATGCTGGTAAACTGTCACTAAACCTTGTTGTTGACATGAACGACCTGTAGCCTTTTTATACGAAGCATTCATATGTGGTATGTCAATCTCATATTTTGTGCAAACAAATTGCACATTTGTAAGGAGAAGATCAAATCCGGCATCTCTCAAAATTTGAAGCAATGCTTTAGTAATTGATACAAGATCCATTGCATTTAAGATGTCAATAGATTTTTGCTGCAAAGCTCGACAAAATAAATCAGTAATCTCCATTATTTTATGCATcaaatataagataaatataaattcaaaagatttcatCACAATCAAACAACCACCAGCTTCTCCACGTATAGAATTAGAAGATCCTTCTTGAACTATACTTTCAAGCACAATAATAGTTGCACCATACATATCTATTAAGCTGCAAATAGAATCAAAATGAGAGCTCCAGCGAGTAGTTCCACTTTGATGTAAATTACCAATTTGATTAGCCCCTTTACCAGTCTCACGTTCTCCAGTAGCTACTATATGTGCATTTTCTATAGCCTGAGCATAATGTAACTCAATATGACGTTTGGGAGAAGAACAAATAAGGTTGATAATGGTTgtcaattttgagaaaaataaccaaatagaaaTCTCATTTCCAGCTGCTGCAACTAATGCCAATTTTTGTCGGTGAGCAAAACAATGTACATAATATACATAAGGACAATCTCTGAGAAATAGAGGTTGTAGCCCATTCCATGCGCCACGCATATTGCTAGCACCATCGTACCCTTGACCTCGCATATTGAAAATATGCAAGTTATATCGAGCGAGCACAtcacaaatttcttttttaagtgtTGAAGAAGTAGTATTTGAAACATGCACAATACTAAAAAAACGCTCTCGTACAAAACCCTGAATGTCAACAAATCTCAAAATAATAgccatttgttctttatttgatGCATCTTTGGCTTCGTCAACCAAAATACAAAACTTTGCATCTCTAACTTCTTCACAAATCTTTTTCCTCACTTTGTTCGTAAGAATGTGCAAAATCTCTTTTTGAATAGTTGGCGAGGTATACTTTGCATTTTTCGGAGCTTTTTCTAAGACAACATCATCAATGTCAACATTCAGTCTCCCCATAAGTCTTATCATCTCTAAAAAATTGCCTCGATTATTAGAAGCCGAAG
This genomic interval from Populus nigra chromosome 11, ddPopNigr1.1, whole genome shotgun sequence contains the following:
- the LOC133668096 gene encoding uncharacterized protein LOC133668096, encoding MGRLNVDIDDVVLEKAPKNAKYTSPTIQKEILHILTNKVRKKICEEVRDAKFCILVDEAKDASNKEQMAIILRFVDIQGFVRERFFSIVHVSNTTSSTLKKEICDVLARYNLHIFNMRGQGYDGASNMRGAWNGLQPLFLRDCPYVYYVHCFAHRQKLALVAAAGNEISIWLFFSKLTTIINLICSSPKRHIELHYAQAIENAHIVATGERETGKGANQIGNLHQSGTTRWSSHFDSICSLIDMYGATIIVLESIVQEGSSNSIRGEAGGCLIVMKSFEFIFILYLMHKIMEITDLFCRALQQKSIDILNAMDLVSITKALLQILRDAGFDLLLTNVQFVCTKYEIDIPHMNASYKKATGRSCQQQGLVTVYQHYHYDIFNSIIDFQLEELNSRFSDGTVELLGQDRHNPD